A genomic region of Alnus glutinosa chromosome 11, dhAlnGlut1.1, whole genome shotgun sequence contains the following coding sequences:
- the LOC133881818 gene encoding glycine-rich RNA-binding protein RZ1A, translating to MSEEVEYRCFIGGLSWSTSDRALKDAFEKFGKLLEAKVVVDKFSGRSRGFGFVTFDEKKAMEEAIEEMNGMDLDGRTITVDKAQPHQGSGRDYDGDRNRDRGRDRDRNRDYGGGGGRGSNGGECFKCGKPGHFARECPSEGARGGGRYGGRDDRSGGSGGGGAGRYGPDRNGDRFGGRNRDTGSRGGSGADRYNRDRAGPYERRSTGGFRSG from the exons ATGTCAGAAGAGGTGGAGTATCGCTGCTTTATTGGTGGCCTTTCATGGTCAACATCTGACAGAGCTCTAAAAGATGCATTTGAAAAGTTTGGAAAGCTTCTTGAAGCAAAG gTTGTTGTTGACAAGTTCTCTGGGCGATCTCGTGGATTTGGGTTTGTCACTTTTGATGAGAAGAAAGCAATGGAAGAGGCAATTGAGGAAATGAATGGAATGGATTTAGATGGGCGAACTATTACTGTTGATAAAGCTCAGCCTCACCAAGGTTCAGGTAGAGATTATGATGGTGACCGTAACCGTGACCGGGGGCGTGATCGTGACCGTAACCGTGActatggaggtggaggtggacgTGGATCTAATGGTGGAGAGTGCTTTAAGTGTGGGAAACCTGGACATTTTGCTAGGGAGTGTCCAAGTGAAGGGGCAAGAGGGGGCGGCAGGTATGGTGGCAGGGATGATAGGTCTGGTGGTAGCGGTGGTGGTGGGGCTGGCCGTTATGGTCCTGATCGAAACGGAGATCGATTTGGTGGGCGCAACAGGGACACTGGTAGTCGTGGAGGTTCTGGAGCTGATCGGTATAATCGTGACCGTGCTGGACCTTATGAACGCCGTTCAACCGGAGGTTTTCGTTCCGGATAG